The nucleotide window ATTAGATGAGATTTACACATTAAATATTCCAGTAATGAGCGTTAACCACCCATCAGCAAAAGCATCGAAAACGCTAGAAGCATGGCCACACGAAGAAGAAACGAAAGCTCTTTTAAAGGACTTCGTTTTCAATACATGTCAAGCGGAAGCAAACTGGAACATGAAAAACTTCATCGAAGACCAAATTGCGTTAGTGCGCAAGCAAGTAGGGGATAAAAAAGTACTTTTAGCCCTTTCGGGAGGCGTCGATTCATCCGTTGTTGCTGCATTATTAATTAAAGCGATTGGCAAGCAATTAGTTTGCGTGCATGTGAATCATGGCTTGATGCGTAAAAACGAATCTGAAGGCGTTATCGCAATGTTTGAAAAAGACCTTGAAGAAAACCTAATTTACGTAGATGCAAGCGAGCGCTTCTTAGGCAAGCTAAAAGGGGTAAGCGAGCCAGAGGAAAAACGCAAAATTATCGGTAATGAATTTATTCGTGTGTTTGAGGAAGAGGCACGTAAACTGGAAGGAATCGATTTCCTAGCACAAGGAACGATCTATCCAGATATCGTAGAATCAGGCACGAAAACACATAAAGTTGTAAAATCACATCACAATGTTGGTGGACTTCCAGAAGACTTACAATTTGAATTGGTGGAGCCATTATTCCAGTTATTTAAAGATGAGGTGCGTGCATGTGGCGTAGAGCTTGGTTTACCGCATGATATGGTTTACCGTCAACCATTCCCAGGTCCGGGTCTTGGTGTGCGCTGCCTAGGTGAAATTGAAATTGATCGTCTTGAAGCAGTACGTGAATCAGATGCGATTTTACGTGAAGAATTTGCACTTGCAGGCTTAGACCAAAAAGTGTGGCAATACTTCACAGTTGTACCAAACTTCAAATCTGTTGGTGTGCGCAACAATGAACGCACATATGAATACCCAGTTATTATTCGTGCAGTGAATACAGTAGATGCGATGACAGCAACAGTTGAGCAAATCGACTGGCCAATCCTTCTAAAAATTACTGACCGTATCATTAACGAAGTGAAAAACGTCAATCGTGTCTGCTACGACCTGTCTCCAAAGCCAGGCGGCACGATTGAGTGGGAATAATTTTAAGCAAAAAGCTAGTCTGATTTTTTCAGACTAGCTTTTCATTTCTCTATTGAGCATAAAAAATAAGTAAACTACCCCAAGCTCTACAATTAACGGGATAAAAATAATGTTTAAACGGAAGAAAATGATACTTATCACAATAGCTACACAAATAAAAAGTGAACTATAGCGGTAACTTTTAGATTGATAAAAGAATGAATATGGTAATAAATGTGCACCATAAATAATTGCATATGCTGGTAAAACCCACATAGGTGCTTTCATTAATAGAACAATACAAATAAGTAAATATAAAATCTGATTGTTTGTTGCAATTAATAGCCCATTAATCAATGGATTGTCCTTATAAAATAAATTAACATTTACGATTTTGGCACAAAGAATCGAAACAGGAAATAGCAGTGCACCACAAGATAAAACGCCAATATTTTTAATCATTATATCTAAAGGCAGCAGCGTGATAATTGTGATAACTACCCAAATAAATAGCGAGGCCATTATAAAGGGAAGTCCCTTCTTTTGTTTCTGTGCAATATCATGTAATAATACTTGTAAGCTTGTATCGAGGTTCATGTTCCGTCTCCTTAATGTTCTAGCGACCTATTCAAACTCTCCGCTAGTTTTTTATTTCCATATTTTGAGAAAAAATAAAATCCAATAATATGACCAATTAATGTTATTGCTAAAATGAGCAATAAATAAGGTTTAATAAAATCAAATGCTTGCAGTGAAAACAGATAAACACTTGCTATACTGCAGGAAAAATTCAAAAAAGTGCTGATGGCAATTTTAGCTGTTACTTTTAATGTAGAGTAATTCCATAAATAAGGGTAAGCAATACCGAAAACAATTCCCATCAGAACGCTAATACCAATTAAATTCCAAACATAAAGAAAGGGAACAAATTCTTCATGAAGATGAAAAATAGTTATTAAAAAAACAATCCAAACCATACTCAAAAATGAAACATATAAAAAGCTGTTTTTTAAGTTTTTGATCATAGCAACTTCTCCTTAATAAATTTTGCATAATGTCTACTAACGACATATTTATTTTGCTGCTTTGTAATAACTTCCAATCTAGCGTGACTTCCTGAAGCAAATGAATGTATTTGATTTAAATTTAAAATCATGGAATTGTTAATTCTAACTAACCCGAATGGTTCCAAATAAGATAATTCCTTCAAAATTTTATTCAGCAATAGCTGTGTACCATCTAGTAAGAAGATTTTAGTGAAATGACCAGATGCTTCAATTACTTCGATATTACCCACTTCAATCATCACCTGACGATTTGTTTTGAAGTCTGTTGCGTTTAATGTAATGGATTGAAAAAAGCGTTGTTCAAATGTTGATAGCAATTCTTTATTCGATGGATTACTAATAATCTCAATTTCAGAGGCTGGCTGATTGCTTTTCCAAATATAGCTGAATTTCATGTTGTTCTCCTTTCTGTTTTCATCGTAGCAATCCTCTTCAGAACTTACGATAAGTTTTCGTTTTGTTGCAAAAAAAGTAGACTTTGTTACAACATTACACCATCTAAAAAGCCAAAGTGTATTTAATTGTAAAGTGAATTAAAAAAAGAATATTCTATCAATTTTACTAGTAGTTGATTTTCTTTTTCGCAACGTTTAAAATTTAAAAAATAAAATGTAGTGTACTGGTGATACTATAAACGCGTAGAAAGCATAATTTCCACGCGTTTTTCGTGGTTGTAGACTGCATTAATACATTAGAAGAGGTGAAAGTTGTGGCAACTCCTTTATTAAAAGAGCAAGAAAAGATTGTCGTTCTTGATTTCGGAAGTCAATTTAATCAATTAATTACGCGTCGCATTCGTGAATTTGGTGTGTTCTCAGAATTACATCCACATACAGTAACAGCGCAAGAAATTAAAGAAATGAACGCTGTAGGTATCGTATTTTCAGGCGGCCCAAATTCAGTTTATGATGACCAAGCATTCAAAGTAGACCCAGCTATTTTTGACTTAGGCTTACCGATTTTCGGGATTTGCTACGGCATGCAATTAATGGCCCATACACAAGGTGGGAAAGTAGAAAGCGCAGAGACACGTGAATACGGCAAAGCAGAAATTAATGTAGTGACAGAGGGCAAATTATTCGGTGATTTACCGAAAGAGCAAGTAGTATGGATGAGCCATGGTGACCACGTAACAGAAGTACCAGCAGGCTTTGAAATCATTGCAACAAGCCCAGCATGTCCAATTGCGGCTATGGCGAACGTAGAGCGCAAACTTTATGCAGTACAATTCCACCCCGAAGTACGTCACTCTGTATACGGCAATGACTTACTGAAAAATTTCGTGTTTGATATTTGTAACGCAAAGGGCGATTGGTCGATGGCAA belongs to Lysinibacillus louembei and includes:
- the guaA gene encoding glutamine-hydrolyzing GMP synthase, which produces MNLKQDNILVLDLGSSENTTIARWIRDLGVYSEIHPHDITAQNIEDLKTVKGIILNGGKNNIVDGEAINVLDEIYTLNIPVMSVNHPSAKASKTLEAWPHEEETKALLKDFVFNTCQAEANWNMKNFIEDQIALVRKQVGDKKVLLALSGGVDSSVVAALLIKAIGKQLVCVHVNHGLMRKNESEGVIAMFEKDLEENLIYVDASERFLGKLKGVSEPEEKRKIIGNEFIRVFEEEARKLEGIDFLAQGTIYPDIVESGTKTHKVVKSHHNVGGLPEDLQFELVEPLFQLFKDEVRACGVELGLPHDMVYRQPFPGPGLGVRCLGEIEIDRLEAVRESDAILREEFALAGLDQKVWQYFTVVPNFKSVGVRNNERTYEYPVIIRAVNTVDAMTATVEQIDWPILLKITDRIINEVKNVNRVCYDLSPKPGGTIEWE
- a CDS encoding DUF7010 family protein encodes the protein MNLDTSLQVLLHDIAQKQKKGLPFIMASLFIWVVITIITLLPLDIMIKNIGVLSCGALLFPVSILCAKIVNVNLFYKDNPLINGLLIATNNQILYLLICIVLLMKAPMWVLPAYAIIYGAHLLPYSFFYQSKSYRYSSLFICVAIVISIIFFRLNIIFIPLIVELGVVYLFFMLNREMKS
- a CDS encoding LytTR family DNA-binding domain-containing protein, with the translated sequence MKFSYIWKSNQPASEIEIISNPSNKELLSTFEQRFFQSITLNATDFKTNRQVMIEVGNIEVIEASGHFTKIFLLDGTQLLLNKILKELSYLEPFGLVRINNSMILNLNQIHSFASGSHARLEVITKQQNKYVVSRHYAKFIKEKLL